The Streptomyces phaeolivaceus genome has a window encoding:
- a CDS encoding PQQ-binding-like beta-propeller repeat protein, giving the protein MTARFHLRLDRVLGDRPFAEIGDPALALEDRGRRLLAVAGTCGALAGMNEFGRIAPVAVYGTDDLTCRALLHARHPVHALAFHPGLPLLAVGTGSYDGGYFFEGELLLLDLESGTATSLIAHELGRQVLGLEWLDAQRLRVLMAPHDDWEDEKAWAERHVAVVRRPNWRAVPPRSVPSEDLVGPRVAAPRPDGREHAHRTLSDLTTDLNAGFTTDLTTDLTTDLNAGLTTDLTTGWDARRNVRAVEELSDGRILATLDGLRLECWSPGGGRQWAVPDDAPDDAPGGGRDLVVADGERSAWVGLVRPEWEKRPQSVLRLALDDGALRDRLTPSAPVSLVRLADGRPALAPAGSNGERGRLRIRRGSRSYFRETVRARDEPWPEPAEHWLSAAAPVTTPAAGRPSEPAAGTTSRLFPYSWVPGETHFAGPGIETAEGDLVHAGTVHHGHGLRPGGSFVVRRSATTGEPDWVFRTDRKATALDADADAETVYVTYDDGEIVALDLHDGTVRDRRPLTVAAVPVLPTALTVAGPGRLLIGTSDGRILVCSAD; this is encoded by the coding sequence ATGACGGCCCGTTTCCACCTCCGCCTCGATCGCGTTCTCGGCGACCGCCCGTTCGCCGAGATCGGTGATCCCGCCCTCGCCTTGGAGGACAGGGGCCGGCGCCTGCTGGCGGTGGCGGGCACATGCGGAGCGCTCGCGGGCATGAACGAGTTCGGCCGTATCGCACCGGTCGCTGTCTACGGCACCGACGACCTGACCTGCCGCGCCCTCCTCCACGCCCGCCACCCCGTCCACGCGCTGGCCTTCCACCCCGGGCTCCCCCTCCTCGCGGTCGGCACGGGGAGTTACGACGGCGGCTACTTCTTCGAGGGCGAACTGCTCCTGCTGGACCTGGAGTCGGGCACGGCCACCTCGCTCATCGCGCATGAACTCGGCCGCCAGGTCCTGGGCCTGGAGTGGCTCGACGCACAGCGGCTGCGCGTGCTGATGGCACCGCACGACGACTGGGAGGACGAGAAGGCGTGGGCCGAGAGGCATGTCGCCGTGGTGCGCCGCCCGAACTGGAGGGCCGTACCGCCGCGATCCGTCCCCAGCGAGGACCTGGTCGGCCCACGGGTGGCGGCCCCACGCCCCGACGGCCGCGAGCACGCCCACCGAACGCTCTCGGATCTGACCACGGATCTGAACGCCGGGTTCACCACAGACCTGACCACGGATCTGACCACGGATCTGAACGCCGGGCTCACCACAGACCTGACCACGGGCTGGGATGCGCGCCGCAACGTCCGCGCGGTGGAGGAACTGTCCGACGGCAGGATCCTGGCGACGCTCGACGGGCTCCGGCTGGAGTGCTGGTCGCCCGGGGGCGGCAGACAGTGGGCGGTCCCCGACGACGCCCCCGACGACGCCCCCGGCGGCGGCCGTGACCTCGTCGTCGCCGACGGCGAGCGCTCGGCCTGGGTCGGGCTCGTGCGGCCGGAGTGGGAGAAACGCCCGCAGTCCGTGCTCCGGCTCGCCCTCGACGACGGGGCACTGCGCGACCGGCTCACCCCGTCCGCCCCGGTGTCCCTGGTGCGTCTCGCCGACGGCCGGCCGGCCCTCGCGCCCGCCGGGTCCAACGGAGAGCGCGGCAGACTACGCATCCGGCGCGGCAGCCGGAGCTACTTCCGCGAGACCGTGCGGGCGCGGGACGAGCCATGGCCCGAGCCGGCGGAGCACTGGCTCTCCGCCGCCGCCCCGGTCACGACACCGGCCGCCGGCCGCCCGAGCGAGCCGGCCGCCGGGACGACCAGCCGGCTGTTCCCGTACTCCTGGGTACCCGGCGAGACGCACTTCGCCGGTCCCGGGATCGAGACCGCCGAGGGCGACCTGGTGCACGCCGGCACCGTCCACCACGGTCACGGGCTGCGGCCCGGCGGCTCGTTCGTCGTACGCCGCTCGGCGACGACGGGGGAGCCGGACTGGGTCTTCCGGACGGACCGGAAGGCCACCGCGCTCGATGCCGACGCCGACGCCGAGACCGTGTACGTCACGTACGACGACGGCGAGATCGTCGCGCTCGATCTCCACGACGGCACCGTGCGCGACCGCCGTCCGCTGACGGTGGCCGCGGTGCCCGTCCTCCCGACCGCGCTGACCGTGGCGGGCCCCGGCCGTCTGCTGATCGGGACCAGCGACGGACGGATCCTGGTCTGCTCGGCCGACTGA
- a CDS encoding lytic polysaccharide monooxygenase auxiliary activity family 9 protein, whose translation MHMTDPRLSLLRRHRALLLVLLALVTTIPALGLVVTAGSGKAEAHGTPMKPGSRTFLCWQDALTDTGEIKAINPACKTAQQVSGTTPFYNWFSVLRSDGAGRTRGFVPDGQLCSGGNTNFTGFNTPSADWPLTHLTSGATVDFSYNAWAAHPGWFYVYITKDGFDPTKTLTWNDMEAQPFLSVDHPPLNGSPGTVEANYSWRGQLPANKSGRHLIYMVWQRSDSAETFYSCSDVVFDGGNGEVTGIKEPGNPSEPVPGQCAATRRTTGSWTGGYQSEVVVTNTGDVPMLGWMVNWTLPAGQRVDSLWSGTATYTGQNVMVHNANWNGSLDPGETATFGYVVQGSGGDPATTLPCRVG comes from the coding sequence ATGCACATGACAGATCCACGATTAAGTTTGCTCCGGCGCCACAGAGCACTCCTGCTCGTTCTGCTCGCCCTAGTGACCACGATCCCGGCGCTCGGCCTGGTCGTCACGGCGGGCAGCGGGAAGGCGGAGGCGCACGGCACTCCGATGAAGCCCGGCAGCCGCACCTTCCTGTGCTGGCAGGACGCCCTCACCGACACCGGCGAGATCAAGGCGATCAACCCGGCCTGCAAGACGGCTCAACAGGTCAGCGGCACCACGCCGTTCTACAACTGGTTCTCGGTGCTCCGCTCGGACGGCGCCGGCCGCACCCGAGGCTTCGTCCCGGACGGCCAGCTGTGCAGCGGTGGCAACACCAACTTCACCGGGTTCAACACCCCCAGCGCGGACTGGCCGTTGACCCATCTCACCTCCGGCGCGACCGTCGACTTCTCGTACAACGCGTGGGCGGCGCACCCGGGTTGGTTCTACGTCTACATCACCAAGGACGGCTTCGACCCGACGAAGACGCTCACCTGGAACGACATGGAGGCGCAGCCGTTCCTGAGCGTCGACCACCCGCCGCTGAACGGCAGTCCGGGCACGGTCGAGGCCAACTACTCCTGGCGGGGCCAGCTGCCCGCCAACAAGTCGGGCCGCCACCTCATCTACATGGTGTGGCAGCGCTCCGACAGCGCCGAGACCTTCTACTCCTGCTCCGACGTCGTCTTCGACGGCGGCAACGGCGAGGTCACCGGTATCAAGGAGCCCGGCAACCCCAGCGAGCCGGTACCGGGCCAGTGCGCCGCGACCCGCCGTACGACGGGCAGTTGGACCGGTGGCTATCAGTCCGAGGTCGTCGTCACCAACACCGGCGACGTGCCGATGCTCGGCTGGATGGTCAACTGGACGCTTCCCGCGGGACAACGGGTCGACAGTCTCTGGAGCGGCACCGCGACATACACCGGGCAGAACGTGATGGTGCACAACGCGAACTGGAACGGCTCGCTGGATCCCGGCGAAACGGCGACGTTCGGCTATGTGGTGCAGGGGTCGGGAGGTGATCCCGCGACCACGCTGCCCTGCCGGGTGGGCTGA